The nucleotide sequence ATTTGTCCTTTACTTGAAGAAGAAATGGTGCTTTGTGCTGTACAAGTGCCCATGATGAGAAGAATGTACAAAGCACCTCATTTCATGCAGTGCAGTGTGAGCTGGCAGCAGTCCTTGCACCCCCAGTGCAACACGGATTTAGATATTTATGGCTAAAGTTAAATCCATAGCAGTTAAAGGGTTTTTGTGTGAAATGCTGCCTGTGTAGTTCTACAGCACAGCCACAACAGGAGTGGAGGAGAATAATGTGGAAATTGCCCTGTTACATGAGCTCAATAGAAGCATTGTGTCCTTAGAACTAACCTTTTATCTCCTCAGTTTTGTATGTTGAAAAAATTGCTGTTCTTTACCTACCATACCTAAAAGGAGCCACAGGCTCCTTTTAGGTATGGTAGGTAAAGAACAGCAATTTTTGTCTGTAGGTAAAGAACAGCAATTTTAGGTATGGTAGGTAAAGAATAGCAATTTTTGTCTGTCCATGTGCGTTGCTGCACGTGGACAGACAAACTCTGAAGGGCTTGCTGTGGGTGAAAGGAGTGGGTGACAGCCAGAAACCAGAACTGTGAACTCCTGACTTTTATTCACTTTCTAAGGCAATcaaaaagctgcagaaaacGTGGCCTGAGGGAATTTGGTCCAGCCAGGAGACTGACTTTGGAAGTTTGTTGCTGATGCTTTCTGACTTCTGGCAAATCATTACCTGTGTGAACATTGTTCATGTTTAATGTTGGGGCTTATTCCTGGTGTGGCCTGCATCAGGTttatgtcactatttttgtccCTGTCATCCTTCAAGCTGTCTTTTGCTCTACATGGAGTTCACTTGTGCTCCCTCCTGTATTCCACAGAACTTGTCTCCTGATAAAATTTTCCATGTAGTCGTGGCACCTTGTTATGACAAAAAGCTGGAAGCCTTGAGGGAAGATTTCTACAATGCCTTGTATAATTCAGCAGAAGTTGATTGTGTCCTGACATCAGGTGAACTTCTTTAAACTTACCACCTATAAATATATAAGTGAATCACCATTTTTAGAATAGCCTTTATGCCAGAGTTTGCTTTTTTCAAGCCTGCTTTAGTCATGAGGTtggcttttttctgctttaaaaatgagTACATATTTTTGTGCTCCTGGTATTACAGGTACtgcacaggaaaggcagagtGACACATCCTTTCCTTCTAAGTTGCTATTCATCTAAAAAATCAGGTATTTTGACAGCCTGTTAAAGAAGGTAAAAGTTATGCAAATCCATATTTTAAACAATTGTCTGGCTTGTCTACGGTCATTATTTTATTAGGAATTATTCCTCATTCATAGCACCAGTTGCCTTCTGGTGAAGATTTTGTCTTTAGCCTTAGTGTCCAAGCATCCTGCAGTGCAGTTTGGATATTCCAGACTTGGCCTAACACAAAGGCTGAGGATCTAAGCAGAGTTGGGGAAGCTGAAGGCTCCTTTTCTGTGGGGCTGGAAGTGTCAGACTTCtcagtccctgcagggaggtggctgcaggaggagctgggcaatgtgacacaaagcacctgcacgtGTTGGGGGTTGGTCTCTGGAACAGGCACAGTTTGGTGATGAAAGTGAAATGTCATGTGTTCTCCTGCAGGTGAAATTGTGCAAATAATGGAACAGAAAAATGTGTCAATGGAAGATGTGACTGAAGTAGCTGTGGATAGTTTGTAAGtagttttgttgtgttttgtttggatGACAAAGGACATGCTGGAGCATATTCAGCATTGTTGGATAAAGCTCTTTTTTGACTTAGATTTGGGGCAGCTgagaggcattttaaaaatttttcttctgtttttaatctcatgagaagggtgagacaatacagatgttacaattcacaccatcacaatcTATTTCTTAATTATAATACACTGTAAGCATTTCTTGGTTTATCAGTTTTAGCTACAATATGTTGTAAATGTCTTAAAGTCAGTTATCTAAAATTACTCCTTGTGGAGTAAAAATACtacaatggggttttttttatagttttatttctctaatGTATCTAGTCTTATTTGTAAGATCATCTTTTGAAACTTGTTTTTAGTTCAGTTTCTCTCTTAACAATGTCTGGTTTATTCCATGGTATTTTTAAGTCAGTATTTCTTATCTTCAGGTTTGCATACAGGTGTACATTATGTGAGTTTTCTGTCAACCTTTGAGAATTTTCTATAAACCCATTTCCCACACAACATAAATGTAAAACTCAgaagaatgtttttctttttagagaaaaaaaacctgcatcAAAGCCTGAGTATACCACAGCTTCACCCTTATGTAGTGGCCAAATCCACAAAAATATTCTCTTAGATGTTCTTGCTATATATAAAAGTAATATGAAACAGATAATACAAATTTGCATCTACTGTCTAAATACAAAGCAGATAATTTGAGGTAATGATGCTTATACAgcaattcttttaaaatttgtgaCTAGAAGATTTGTGTACCTCCTGATTGATatttaagaattatttaatatttattttatttatttatttgataaATATAGATTATTTGCAGTAATAATAGGTATGACTGTATGAAGTTCAAGCCTTGCTAGTCAGTGTCTGGGGCCTgttcagagctctgctgggccctgtgagcctgagctgccctgtccAGTGCCTCCCAGCACGCTGCTGGCACAGTGCTGGGGCTGACATCTGCTCTGGCTCCCCTCTCTTCACATCCTGGCAGCCAATTCCCACTCCCCAACATGTTCATGGAAGCAGCACCCTTTGAGGAAATGGGAATTAATTGGTTTTATACTGAGGACAGCAGTCAGTTTTTCAAGATTAGATCACTGAAGTGTGCTTAGATGGGAAGCACACAAAGCACTGGAGAGGTTTTGTTTCCCTCCCTTGTGCTTGGCTCAGGGAGCAGCCTGTGTGGTGTTTCATTCTCAGACTGGGTTCCAGAGGCTGCTCTCCCTGATCTTTGTTCAGCTGTGGCAGATGTTCCTTGGGATCTTTCCAGAGGGCTGCTGGTGGAGCAATAAACGTGCTGTCTTGCACAAAACAGAAAGCTCTGGAAGTTTTGAAAAATCCTTCTCAGTTCCAGCTGGAATCCTGCTTGGACCTGGAGGGGAGAAGTTTGAGTGGGTCAGTGGGAATATTCTCAGAGCTGTGTGTGTAGAGCAGCTCCTTTGATTGCTTCTACCTGAGACTGTCACACAGAATGAGAGTGAATAAAGTTCCTGTAGGAATAATCAGAGACAGTCATGTAATTCTGTATCAGAATCACAAAGAGACAGGCTTTTAATCCTGTATCAGCCTGAGCAGTGAAAGGACAAGCTGTTACTCAGAATGTGCAGCTCAATTTAGAGAAtcctggaatatcctgagctggatgGAGGCACACGGAtctcccagtgcagcccctggccctgcccagacccccaacaaccccaccctgggcatccctggggagcctgggcagtgccagcaccctcaggggaagaacctttccctgtacccaacccaaacctccctggcccagctccagccattccctgagctctgtcacagagcagagaccagagctgtccctcaggagctgctgcagatccTGGTCAGGTCtgacctcagtctcctccaggctgaacaagccaagTGCCCTCAATTCATGTTGGAAAataatgttaatttttaaaaggacCAGTCTGAAAATACTGGTTCAACTCTGAGATCTAATGATGTAAATTCTTGCTCTTCTGGGGTCTTCAAAGTAGATTGTGCAGAGAAATTGAAACATCTTGAAATCATGCTCTTCAAAcaggccccagcacagcagcatttgTGATAAATGCTGGGTATTAAAACATTGTGTGGctgtgggctctgcagagctgcttttacTGGGGGAGAGGTGAACTTCCAGGGGATGCCCTTGGGATGTGAGCTCCCAGTTTCTCTCCTGACCCACAGTGTAACACTTCTTTTCAGTGCACACTGTTCTAACCTGGTTGCAGCTCTGCTGATTTGGTGTGATTTTATTGGCACAGTGTTACAGACTGTGACAAAAGTTCCTAAAGCAGGAGAACTGTCAGCAAAGACTTGTAACATCTGAGGTAGTTTTGTATTCTCACAGACAAAAAATGACCATTTGTTTAaatcattttatttaaatatttttttttcccaaaatggCTCTTGAGCAGTAAAAGGTTGTTAACAAAATCTTCAGATTGTGATGAAGGTGCATTCTTATAAATTACTCTTGCTTGCTATTTCTCAACATGGAAAGCCCTGCATCTTCTTtgttaattgatttttttcatcaTCTCACTGCTGTCCTGAATAATTTACATGTTTCAAGCTGTAATAAATAAAACTGTAATATGTTCTCAGTGCTACAAAACATTTTTTGGTGGGGGAGACAAAGAGGAGAAACATGCTACTTTATTGCAGTGAAAGAATGAAATCTTTGGAGCTGACCTTCCATTTTGTTGTTCCCTAAGGTTTGATGACTTAAAGGAGGGAGATGTAGTGAGGCACGAAGGGAAGAGATCTGATGGTTACCTGGAGCACATTTTTAAACATGCTGCAAAGGAGCTTTTTGGCATGGATGTCAAGGAGATCACCTACAAAGCACTGAAGTAAGTTTGAGTTTTGTGTCCTTGTTACCCAGAATGGGTGAGCTGGAACAGAAGAGGGTGTTTGCAGCTGGAAGAGACCCACAGCAGTCACTTGGCCCAACTGCCTGAGCACTTTGACCAAAAGTTCAAACATATTATTGAGGGTTTTGTCCAGATGTCCCTTAGGCACTGAGAGCCTTGGGGCATTGGCAAGGAACTggttcctgcagcccagggacttCCCTGCTTTGGGTgggctgcagtggcagcagttGGTGCTGACCTGGTCTGAGGCAGTTACAGGCTCTCAACCTGCTCTGAACCTGCAGGCTCTCACTCtaaagcagctcctgctggtgcTCGTTTCATTAAAACCTTACCTGCACTTAGAACTAAGTAGAATTCTATTACGAAGATTCCACCCCAGTTTCTGCTTAACTCAGTTTAGAAAGTGGAAGAGTTCACCTTGATCTCACTGTTACACTTGTTGTGCTCCCTTTGGAGCATCTGAGTACAAACTGGCACAGTGATTGttcctctgggagtgcagggggtTAAGATGTTCTCTCTGTGTCTTGACAGGAACAAGGACTTCCAAGAAGTTACCCTTGAAAAGGATGGGGAGACAGTGCTGCGTTTTGCAGCAGCTTATGGCTTCAGAAATATCCAAAACATGGTCCTGAAGCTGAAAAAAGGAAAGTTTTTCTACCATTTTGTAGAAGTCCTTGCCTGCCCAGGAGGTAAAGATAATTGTGTGTCCACAGTTGTTCTGCACGTGTATCTGGAATCTCAAAGGAAAGCTGTCTTACAGGCAGGCACTTCCTTTCATTCCCTAATTCTCTTCTTAATAATCTAAAATCTCACTGTTTATTGAAGGGTCCAAAACACCAATCACAGGTGCAGGGTTGGCTCAGAAAATGATTGAGTTTTCTAAAATTAGTACAGTGTTATTTGTTCTCTTCTGACCTATAAATAAGTGCCAGCACTGCACTGCCAAACCTCAGAGGATGCTCTGAAATGGTGGTTGTCAAGGGCAGGAAAAGACAAGGAACATAATTAGGATCACAAAACCATGGAGAATGCAGAGAAAGATTTGTGATATGGAAACCTCATTTCCATTAAGATGAAGTTGATATTGGAATCACTTTAGGTAAATACAAATTGTAACAGCGTGGGaagaagcttaaaaaaaaaactcttccTTTAGAGAAGtgtgaaaaaagaaatctgatttAACAGAGACTTTCTTTTCATATCAAATCTCCATCACCTTCCatcttattaatttttttcccctcagggtGCCTCAATGGAAAGGGCCAGGCCCAGACTGAGGATGGCAAACCAGACAGAGCCCTGCTTGCCCAGATGGAAGAGGTGTACTCTGCAATTCCTGTCAGGCTGCCAGAAACCAACCTGCACGTGCAGAGGATGTACCAGGACTGGCTGGAGGGCATGGACTCCACGAAGGTGCAGGACACTCTGCACACCAGCTACAGTGCAGTAAAtcagagcaccagcagcttgGACATCAAATGGTAACACTGCAAATGGTaactggggctgcagggcagctctgggacctctgtgcactgagctctgcccagctggggttgttttgggAAGAAACATTGCTTTGCTAAACCAGACAAGTCTCCAAAAGCCCTGGTTCCTGCCTCTGTCATTTAACTTGTACTGTTTGTCATTTCCTGCATACAGAGgatttctgcattttaaaatcttgCAAGGTACATAAACCCTttctgccagggacagggagtgGAATTCCTGATCAAGTTTCTCCCTGAAGTAAAGGTTCACTGCATGAAAGGGGCTCCTCCAAGAGGAGATGAGATGATTTTACTTCTAGGTCTGCAGTCCCTGTCAACACAGGAATTTCAGTGTTGATGCAGTTGGTGTGAAGTCATTTGGGATTTGCTTACCTTGGTAAGGAAAAAGCCCTTTTAAAGGACAAGTGAGTATATGGAGAGATGCAATGAATTTTTATAAGCCTTGTATCCATAATTCAGCAAAAAATAGTTCCAAACTAGGCACCATTTCTTACTGATGTAGTGTCACAATCTTCACAGCAACTCAATCTGGGAAGCCAATGCTAAATGGTTCATTTAAAATAGTTCCAGATTGGTTGGTTGGTACAAAAAGAGAACTTTCTTCCCATGCAACTTTTCTGCTAAGTTTGCAGCCAGGAGTAGTGGTGCTGCATGCTTTGGCTTCTCTGGGAGTGGAACATGCCCAGATTGTTCTTTCATTTGTCTCCATGTTGaaagacttctgcaaaaaaTAActtcctggggtgcctctgAGAAAAAATACTGAGCAATGCTTGTGAGCTCATCAGAGTTAAAATATGTTGGCATCATGATTTTTGATGcacttatttttataaatatgctATAGAGGTTCATTTAACAGCCATTGTGAAGTGGTACTGCCATTCAGCTTGTCTGCAGCTTCCCCAGTTGTCAGAGATTTATTCAAGAATGTGATGGACAAAGAAATTAAGACTCCTGCCAGACTTCACATTTTCCTGATAGCATCAGATCTGTTCACAATTAATGGCTGTTTGAAGCTAGCAAAGTTCTAGCTTTCCTTATGCACCTGAGTGTGGATGGGCTTTTTTAATCATTTTGTGCAGTTTGAATCAATCTTCTTTGCAAATTGTGCAAATTTTCAATATTACAGCTGCTTGTATGAGTAAGAAATCCTGCAAGAACCTGTGAGTGTTTAAAATGCACATTTAACCTGGACACAGTGGAATGGGATGAAGCATCAGGGGAGGGGAGGCAAGAGCTGACATTGGTACCTCCCTTAACCAGGGAGGCTgaaaaggagacagagaagtGTCACCCTGCTGACAAGAAACAGCTCTCTTCATGTGAAGCTGTTAaacactgcagctttccacTGGACCTGCACCTACATAACAAACCACTGCACTGGGAGGGAGGTTTTCTGAATGAATTTGATCTACTGCACTACCTGAATGCCCACAATGAGATTATGCCCATGAATTACATGAATTAGCCTTTGCAGGTTGTTCCTTGTGGTAAGAACCATACTTGCCATGGTGCAATATCAGAACATCGACAGAAATCTACCTCTGTACAGGGAGGGAGTCCAGCAGTGGTGGgaagagctgtgtgtgctggaaCTGTGATGGATGTGTGCTGGGGAAAGGTGGGGGTGTGGTGTGACATTTCAAACCAGATTACTTCCAGGAGCAACATCCACCTCCTTCGGTCTCGTTTGTTCATCTGTGATTTCCTCCAAGAGCTCCACCAGAACTGTCATGTAATAAAGTGGTCCTGTTCTGTTTGTATAGGCCTGTTTCTCTGTATATATGGTTTGTAGCTGGATGCATGTTTAAATTATatctctgctgctttttgtACAGTGTGCTCATTTTTTTATGTGTGAAATGGTACAAAACCAGTTTGCTTTTCTGAGGAAGTCTGCAGTAaactgcccaggagctgccttgCTGTtgtgaaagcagagccctgggctgtgtgtgcaAGGTGATGGATGCTCCCAGGCTGGTGGCACTTTGGCCAGTGCCTGCctcactgcctgtgctgctggggagccAGGAATGGGCTGGGCACTGGGTGAAAcaatctgctctgctcccaagGGGAATGGCTGGCTCAGTGTCCAAACAACCTGCTTCAGCTGCATCCATTTCTTCCATCTGCTCAAGGGTTTTAACCAATTGAGGCAGTCACAGTGCAGAGCTGTTGATTTGTctgctgcagaattcttttttaAAGACAAGGATCTTACTGAGCTTGTAGTGGTGTTATGGTTTTGCATAACAAACATTTCCCTCACTTCCCTGAATGTCTCCGATGCAAAACCATGACAAGTGGCTACACAGAATGTATTACCATTAGTGACCTCAGTAACTGAGAGTTGtctttttgggtttcttttctttgggtcagcttttgttttttaagacttttggagtaaaatattttagtttttttaaagGCCTTTTCTTTAAAGTGCCAGTTTTACAGGATAGAACTTTCCTTTTTATCTTTCCCCCTTTACCTGCTTTCATTGAAATTTTAACATATATCAGAAAACCTTGTTGCAGCTTCATATATAGTGAAATACTTGCCTAAGGTTTGATTCTGGCTTTTGAATCTGCAGTTGGAAAGTCCATTAATGTTGACAATATGTATTTGTAGCCACACTTCTGAAATTACAGCACTATTTAATTCCTTCATTGGATTCCCTGATTCCATAATAATTTCTATTGCTGTCCCCCAGAGGAGTGCAGATATCCAAATGCAGGATTATAGCTGGATGGTGTTCAGTTACCCAGATTTTGGTGCTTTGTTTTCCAGTGCAGCGTGGCCATGAATTGTGAATAAATCTCAGTACTCAATTCTGCACTGCTTCTGTGTCATTCCATGACGTAAAAGTTTAACCCTTTAGGTACACCTGGATTTGCCTGGGCCCATCTGTGGCACCAGTACTGTGTCAGCACTTTTTGGGGCTTTTGGATTACAGCTGCACCTCAAACTCTGCCAAATGGAAGGAGGAGGTTGCAGACTGCTGTAGGAATGGTAATTTGCTCTCTAGAATTGTCAGTTAATACATTGATTCCCTGCAAGGGAGCCAACCCTGTGGCTTTAAAGCTCTTGTGCTGGGGTGTGTGGAGCCAGCCTGTGAGAGTGGCTGAGGTTACTGGACAGAGAAACTTAAAACACTGCACAGGAAAAGATCTTTGTGTGTGACCTGATCCAGCAGTTGTGGAAAGGATGAAAATCAGCTCTGACACAGACAAGGGATTTTCTTCATCACTAGGTTGTGTGAAGATTTAGTGAATTGAGCAAACATTTCCATATGTTCCCTTGAGCAGTTGGGATCTGGATTTTTGCTAAATAACAATTTGATTTGAAGGTGTTCTGTGCTTTTTTTCAAGGGTTACCTGGCCAGAGGAGGAGCTGTTGATCAGAGCAGGCTTGTTCCTGTTGCTGTGCCAACAAGTGACTCCAGGACAGGTTTGGAGGGGGGGAGCCAAGGTGTAAGATGTCCTTAGCTGCTCTGGAAATGAAAGGTAGCTACTGAGGGTTTGTGTCAGCGAAGCAGAGGGAATATCCATTTAAATTGTGCAGTTCATCCCAAAACACTGCGTTTCTGCCCTTATTTTCCAAGTGAGCAGTTGGGTGCATCTGAAAAATAACATCCAAATTCTGCACATCTGCCAGATGTAATTTTCCACAGTGTGCTCCCCCCCAAAGTACTTAATGTAAAACAGCAGTGAAATACAAC is from Passer domesticus isolate bPasDom1 chromosome 20, bPasDom1.hap1, whole genome shotgun sequence and encodes:
- the NARF gene encoding nuclear prelamin A recognition factor isoform X2, which produces MKCENCTKKECSKKQKNDDTQSASVDALSSNDGSEEKNEFDTLANAKILLSDCLACDSCMTLEEGARVFQQNQKEFFRVLNLNKKCDTSKHKVLAVSLCPQSLPYFAAKFNLSVNEAAKRLCGFLKSLGVHYVFDTTIAADFSILESQREFVQRYQRRNQEEHALPMFASACPGWIRYAERVLTNLVTPHICTAKSPQQIMGSLVKGYFARQQNLSPDKIFHVVVAPCYDKKLEALREDFYNALYNSAEVDCVLTSGEIVQIMEQKNVSMEDVTEVAVDSLFDDLKEGDVVRHEGKRSDGYLEHIFKHAAKELFGMDVKEITYKALKNKDFQEVTLEKDGETVLRFAAAYGFRNIQNMVLKLKKGKFFYHFVEVLACPGGCLNGKGQAQTEDGKPDRALLAQMEEVYSAIPVRLPETNLHVQRMYQDWLEGMDSTKVQDTLHTSYSAVNQSTSSLDIKW
- the NARF gene encoding nuclear prelamin A recognition factor isoform X1; the protein is MKCENCTKKECSKKQKNDDTQSASVDALSSNDGSEENEFDTLANAKILLSDCLACDSCMTLEEGARVFQQNQKEFFRVLNLNKKCDTSKHKVLAVSLCPQSLPYFAAKFNLSVNEAAKRLCGFLKSLGVHYVFDTTIAADFSILESQREFVQRYQRRNQEEHALPMFASACPGWIRYAERVLTNLVTPHICTAKSPQQIMGSLVKGYFARQQNLSPDKIFHVVVAPCYDKKLEALREDFYNALYNSAEVDCVLTSGEIVQIMEQKNVSMEDVTEVAVDSLFDDLKEGDVVRHEGKRSDGYLEHIFKHAAKELFGMDVKEITYKALKNKDFQEVTLEKDGETVLRFAAAYGFRNIQNMVLKLKKGKFFYHFVEVLACPGGCLNGKGQAQTEDGKPDRALLAQMEEVYSAIPVRLPETNLHVQRMYQDWLEGMDSTKVQDTLHTSYSAVNQSTSSLDIKW